The DNA window CAGCCTTCGAAATCGTCGGGACGGGAGAGGCCGACGCGCCGCACGTCAGGCCGCGAACAGCTCCAGCTGCGTCTGCTTCGGCGCAATCAGCGAGCGCAAGTCGGCGCGGTCGGTGAGCAGTGTCGGCGCCCAATCGAGCGTGCTGATGAAGGGCCGCACCTTGGCGATCGACACGGTGAGCCGCGCGACATCGTCGAGCCGAAGCTTGCGCCAGCGCCGCGACGAGACGATCCGGTCGACCGCCTCGGTGCCGAGCCCCGGCACGCGCAGCAGCAGTTCCTTTGGGGCGCGGTTGATGTCGACAGGGAAGCTGTCGCGGAACTTGAGCGCCCAGGCGAGCTTCGGGTCGATGTCGAGCGGCAGCATACCGTCGTCGCCGGTGGCGGACTGCACTTCCGCCGGCTTGAAGCCGTAAAAGCGCATCAGCCAGTCGGACTGGTAGAGCCGGTGCTCGCGCATCAGCGGCGGACGCTTGAGCGGGAGGACGGCGCTCGCGTCGGGGATCGGCGAGAAGGCCGAATAATAGACGCGGCGCAGGCTGAAGCGGTCGTAGAGCGTGCTTGCGCGCGCGACAATGTCGCGATCGTTGGCACTGTCGGCGCCGACGATCATCTGCGTCGACTGGCCTGCCGGCGCGAACTTTGGGGCGGACTTGAAGCGCTTCGTGGCGTCCTTCGCATCGGCGATGCTCGACTTCATGTCGGCCATCGCGCCCTCGATTTGCGGCGCACTTTTTTCGGGCGCGAGGTCGGTAAGGCCGCGCTCGGTCGGAAGCTCGACGTTGATCGATACGCGGTCGGCATAAAGCCCCGCCTGCCGCACCAGCTCCGGATCGGCGTCGGGGATCGTCTTCAAATGGATGTAGCCGCGGAAGTCGTGGTCTTCGCGCAGGGACCGCGCCACCTCGACGATCTGCTCCATCGTATAGTTCGACGAGCGGATGATGCCGGACGAGAGGAACAGCCCCTCGATATAATTGCGCTTGTAGAAAGCGAGGGTGAGCTGAACGACCTCTTCAGCCGTGAAGCGGGCGCGCCGGACGTTCGAGCTCTTGCGATTGATGCAATAGGCGCAGTCGAAGATGCAGCTGTTGGTCAGCAGAATCTTCAGCAGCGAGATGCAGC is part of the Sphingomicrobium sp. genome and encodes:
- a CDS encoding putative DNA modification/repair radical SAM protein — its product is MAQLDTRSKLAILADAAKYDASCASSGTSKRDSRGGQGMGSSEGMGICHAYAPDGRCISLLKILLTNSCIFDCAYCINRKSSNVRRARFTAEEVVQLTLAFYKRNYIEGLFLSSGIIRSSNYTMEQIVEVARSLREDHDFRGYIHLKTIPDADPELVRQAGLYADRVSINVELPTERGLTDLAPEKSAPQIEGAMADMKSSIADAKDATKRFKSAPKFAPAGQSTQMIVGADSANDRDIVARASTLYDRFSLRRVYYSAFSPIPDASAVLPLKRPPLMREHRLYQSDWLMRFYGFKPAEVQSATGDDGMLPLDIDPKLAWALKFRDSFPVDINRAPKELLLRVPGLGTEAVDRIVSSRRWRKLRLDDVARLTVSIAKVRPFISTLDWAPTLLTDRADLRSLIAPKQTQLELFAA